The Kineothrix sp. IPX-CK genomic interval AGCTGGGCATTACCCTGTCCTCCTACACATTGTCTATCGGTCCCGTCTCCATTGACAAAACCAATTTTGATAAGGATGCCATCATGCGCAATCCTCTTTACATGCCGGATATGGCTGCCGCCGAAAAGGCTGCCAGGTATCTCGAGAAATGTATGGAGGAGAAGAATTCTTCCGGCGGTATTATTGAATGTGTTATTCACGGCATGCCTGCGGGCATAGGCGATCCGGTATTCGAAAAGCTGAACGCCAATCTGGGAAAAGCCATTCTTTCTATCGGTGCCGTAAAAGGCTTTGAAATCGGCGACGGCTTTTTAGTTTCCACCGCCACCGGCCTGTCAAATAATGACAGCTATCAGGCGGATGAACAAGGAAACATCAGTAAAATCACCAATCATGCCGGAGGCATCACGGGAGGAATGAGCGACGGCTGCGATATTATTTTCCGGGCAGCAGTAAAACCTACTCCCTCCATCGCCGCCACCCAACAGACCGTGAATAAAAGCAAAGAAAATATTTCCATAAACATAAAAGGGCGCCATGATCCTGTGATTGTTCCGAGAGCTGTGGTAGTGGTTGAATCCATGGCTGCACTGACCGTCACAGATATGCTCTTTTCCAGTATGACGTCGCGGATGGAAGACGTAATTCGCTTTTTTATGTAATAGGAAAATGCGCCTGTTACACAAAAGCCCTTCGGGCGAACAATGCGAAACTGTGCGTGCGGAACAAAAACTCCGGGGACTAGAAACGAAAATGTTCTAATCCCCGGAATATTATTTATTGAATATGAGAGCAATCCGCCAGACGCACTGCTCATTATTTTTACACTATACACTTATATCTGACGGAATAATTCTTTTACCGTCGGATATATTTTTGCAAATTTGCTGTATTTCTCCTCGTACTTCGCTGCGATCTCCGGTTCCGGCTCTATCGTATCCACGATCTTCACAAGCTTCGCTGCCGCTTCCTCGACTGTCGCGTATTCTCCGCAGCCTACCGCCGCCAGCATAGCTCCGCCGTATCCCGGTCCTTCCTCGCTTTCTATCCTGTCGATCTTTATATTCAATACGTTAGCGATAATCTTACGCCAAAGAGGGCTCTTAGCACCGCCCCCGCAGATTTTGGAGCGCTCGATATTGATTCCGAGAGAACGTGCCACCTCGAAAGAATCGCGAATAGCAAAAGCAACACCCTCAAGCACTGCCTGTGTCATATCCGCCCGGGTCGTGTCCATGGTAAGACCGATGAAAGTGCCTCGCGCATAAGGGTCGTTGAGCGGGGAACGCTCGCCCATTAAATACGGCAGGAAGTACACATTGTTCTCTCCCAGCTTCGTAATCGCCGACTGCTCCTTGGCATAATCGTGTTCGCCCACGATATCATCCATCCACCACTTGTTACAGGAAGCTGCGCTGAGCATACATCCCATCAGATGATAATAGCCGTCTGCATGAGCGAAGGCATGCAGCGCATTGTTCTTATCTACGCCGAACTGATTGCTGGAGATAAATATCGTACCTGACGTTCCGAGAGAAATGTTGCACATTCCGTCTCCTACCGTACCCGTACCTACCGCAGCAGCCGCATTGTCTCCGGCACCCGCTATGACCTTTACCGTCTCTGGAAGAGCCAGCTCCTTCGCCACATCAGCCTTTAATGTTCCTACTACATCCGCACTTTCATAAATACCCGCTAACTGCTCGCTCGTCACTCCGCAGATTCCCATCATTTCCTCAGACCAGCATTTATGTTCCACATCGAAGAGAAGCATGCCGGATGCATCGGATACGTCCGTACAGAATGTGCCGGAAAGCTTATATGCGATGTAGTCCTTCGGCAGCATAATTTTCTTTATCCTGGCAAAATTCTCCGGTTCGTTTTCCTTGACCCAGAGAACCTTCGGTGCCGTAAAGCCGGTAAACGCGATATTCGCCGTATACTTAGAAAGCTTATCCTTGCCGATTACCTGATTCAGATAATCCGTCTCCTTCGTCGTTCTTCCGTCATTCCAAAGAATCGCAGGGCGGATGACCTCATCCTTCTCGTCTAAAATAACGAGCCCGTGCATCTGTCCACCAAAGCTTATTCCCGCCACCTGCGACTTGTCGCAAGAGACGGTCAGCTCTTTCAATCCTTCCACAACCGCGATCCACCAATCCTCCGGATTCTGCTCAGACCAGCCGGGATGCGGGAAGAAAAGGGGGTATTCTTTGGATACGATATTTTCTATTTTTCCATCCGCTGCCATAAGCAGAAGCTTAACGGCGGAGGTTCCCAAATCTATCCCTATATAAAACATGTTTTTTATTTCCTCCTATACGATCTAAATACGATGCCAAAGCATCAATTATTGCTTGGAAAGCCCGATTTTAAGCTTCCCAAGCAATATTTAAATATTATGCAAAAGGATTCTCCGTAGGATATCTTACTCCCTTTGGCTGATTGTATCCGATTTCTTCTACCGGCACGCCGATATATTTGAAAACTTCATACAGTGACTTTCCGAAATGTCCGAATGCAACAGCGCCGTGATGAGGATAATTGCCCTCGATCAATACGTGGCGGTAGAAGCGTCCCATTTCAGGAATCGCAAAGATGCCGATGCCGCCGAAAGATTTTGTAGCTACCGGAAGCACTTCGCCCTGCGCAATATAAGCGCGCAGCTTGGAATCTGCCGTACTTTGCAGACGGTAGAAAGTGATCTCACCGGGTAAGATATCTCCCTCCAGGGTTCCCTGCGTTACTTCTTCGGGAAGGTTTCTGGCCATAATCATCTGATATTTCATAGCGCAGGAAGACAACTTCTTAGAGTTCGTGTTTCCGCAGTGGAAGCCCATGAACGTATCGTTATGTGTATAGGCGAATTTGCCCTTGATGCTTTCTTCGTACATATCCGCAGGCACGGTATTATTGATATCGAGAAGCGTAACTGTATCTTCGCTCACACATGTACCGATGAATTCGCTGAGTGCTCCGTAGATATCTACTTCGCAGGATACCGGAATACCCATTCCCGTCAAACGGCTGTTTACATAACAAGGGACAAATCCGAACTGGGTCTGAAATGCCGGCCAGCATTTTCCTGCAATAGCAACATATTTTCTATAGCCCTTGTGCTCCGCTACCCAATCGAGCAGAGTCAGCTCGTACTGAGCTAATTTAGGAAGAACCTCAGGCTTCTGGTTGCCTGCACCCAGTTCCGCCTCCATATCCTTAACTACATCGGGAATACGAGGGTCGTTGTCATGCTTATGGAAAGCTTCGAACAAGTCCAGCTCGGAGTTTTCTTCGATTTCTACGCCGAGATTATAAAGCTGCTTAATGGGCGCATTACATGCGAGGAAATTTAACGGTCTGGGGCCGAAGCTGATGATCTTAAGGTCGGACAAGCCGATGATGCCGCGTGCGATCGGAACGAATTCACGGATCATATCCGCACATCCCTGCGCCGTACCAACAGGATATTCAGGAATGTAAGCATTGATATTGCGAAGCTTCAAATTGTAGCTTGCATTCAGCATACCGCAGTAAGCGTCGCCTCTTCCGCCGATCAGATTATCTCCGCTTTCTTCCGCAGCCGCTACGAACATTGCCGGTCCGTCAAAATGCTTTGCAAGTAAGGTCTCGGAAATTTCCGGTCCGAAGTTGCCAAGATATACGACGAGAGCGTTACAGCCCGCTTTCTTAACATCTTCCAGCGCCTGTACCATATGGATCTCGCTTTCTACGATACAAATGGGACATTCATAAATATCATTCTTTCCATATTTGTCTTCATAAGCCTTAATGAGCGCTTTTCTTCTCTCCACAGAGAGGCTTTCCGGGAAGCAGTCGCGGCTTACCGCTACGATACCGATTTTCACTTTGGGTAAATTATCAAACATTATTCTTATCCTCCATTCTTTCTGCTGCTTTTACAGCGCAATATTTTCGCCCCTGATGCCGTTTACCGCTCCTTCGATAGCGGCGTCGGCATGAGCAATCAGCCATTTGTTCTTTGCCGTGAGCAATTTATCCTCCGGATATACACGGTCGGAAGCCTCCAATTCCGTATTGGTGCCCGCGGGCAGAATCACTACATTGCGGAAGGGCTTTCCGGAGGCGCTGCACGGTGCATAATGCAGCGTCGTCGCATACATTTC includes:
- the aroC gene encoding chorismate synthase, producing the protein MFGSSFGNIFKITTWGESHGKGLGVIVDGCPAGLSLSEEDIQVYLDRRKPGQSRYTTKRGESDTVEILSGVFDGKTTGTSISLVVYNKDQHTADYNEIAGYYRPGHADLNYDTKYGFRDYRGGGRSSGRETVGRVAAGAIACKILKQLGITLSSYTLSIGPVSIDKTNFDKDAIMRNPLYMPDMAAAEKAARYLEKCMEEKNSSGGIIECVIHGMPAGIGDPVFEKLNANLGKAILSIGAVKGFEIGDGFLVSTATGLSNNDSYQADEQGNISKITNHAGGITGGMSDGCDIIFRAAVKPTPSIAATQQTVNKSKENISINIKGRHDPVIVPRAVVVVESMAALTVTDMLFSSMTSRMEDVIRFFM
- the xylB gene encoding xylulokinase, whose amino-acid sequence is MFYIGIDLGTSAVKLLLMAADGKIENIVSKEYPLFFPHPGWSEQNPEDWWIAVVEGLKELTVSCDKSQVAGISFGGQMHGLVILDEKDEVIRPAILWNDGRTTKETDYLNQVIGKDKLSKYTANIAFTGFTAPKVLWVKENEPENFARIKKIMLPKDYIAYKLSGTFCTDVSDASGMLLFDVEHKCWSEEMMGICGVTSEQLAGIYESADVVGTLKADVAKELALPETVKVIAGAGDNAAAAVGTGTVGDGMCNISLGTSGTIFISSNQFGVDKNNALHAFAHADGYYHLMGCMLSAASCNKWWMDDIVGEHDYAKEQSAITKLGENNVYFLPYLMGERSPLNDPYARGTFIGLTMDTTRADMTQAVLEGVAFAIRDSFEVARSLGINIERSKICGGGAKSPLWRKIIANVLNIKIDRIESEEGPGYGGAMLAAVGCGEYATVEEAAAKLVKIVDTIEPEPEIAAKYEEKYSKFAKIYPTVKELFRQI
- a CDS encoding L-fucose/L-arabinose isomerase family protein — encoded protein: MFDNLPKVKIGIVAVSRDCFPESLSVERRKALIKAYEDKYGKNDIYECPICIVESEIHMVQALEDVKKAGCNALVVYLGNFGPEISETLLAKHFDGPAMFVAAAEESGDNLIGGRGDAYCGMLNASYNLKLRNINAYIPEYPVGTAQGCADMIREFVPIARGIIGLSDLKIISFGPRPLNFLACNAPIKQLYNLGVEIEENSELDLFEAFHKHDNDPRIPDVVKDMEAELGAGNQKPEVLPKLAQYELTLLDWVAEHKGYRKYVAIAGKCWPAFQTQFGFVPCYVNSRLTGMGIPVSCEVDIYGALSEFIGTCVSEDTVTLLDINNTVPADMYEESIKGKFAYTHNDTFMGFHCGNTNSKKLSSCAMKYQMIMARNLPEEVTQGTLEGDILPGEITFYRLQSTADSKLRAYIAQGEVLPVATKSFGGIGIFAIPEMGRFYRHVLIEGNYPHHGAVAFGHFGKSLYEVFKYIGVPVEEIGYNQPKGVRYPTENPFA